Part of the Coccinella septempunctata chromosome 3, icCocSept1.1, whole genome shotgun sequence genome is shown below.
aatggagtTGGTTCACTTCAGTTTTGAACCCCTCAATTATGGAATTTACtgtatcaaaatgaaatttttctttatttatagCTTTTCAAGAAGATGAGGAGAATGTTTTTACAAATGAGGAAGGTGTGATttggttaaaaaaaaacctaCTGATACCGATATGGCCGCAACACATCTCATGTTGAGATTAAGAGATCAGAAAAAGGAgcagttcaataataaaaaaaataataagagaCAGCTATGGGCTGGGATAGCTGAAGAGCTGACAAGGAACAAATTTATGTTGGGGGCGAATGGCGGTGAAAGGTGCCGCCAAAAATTCGCCAATTTGACTAAGGCATACTTGAGATATATAAGAAACCAGAAGACAACAGGGGCAGCCTTCATGGAGCATCCTCCATTTTTTGAGGAGGTCCACTCAATTTTATGTTAGTATTCATCACTaagagattttgaaattttctgatttttaatTTTGCATTGAATGGTGTTTAGGTGAGAAGCATAAAACTCAACCCAAACATTTAGTGGACAGCTTGGAGGATGAGCCCATGCCTGAGGCCCCTATGCCCGTGCAAGAAGCGCCAATAATGGACGAGGGCGCTTCTTGCAGCTACAACACTAGAACGGAACCAGCCATAACTGACCGGTTCAAAAACCTGATGGATACTCCTACCTCCAGAACTAACAAAGGGGATCTGGTTCTACAGGAGTTGAGGAGCCACCAGGTGGAACAGAGAAGACAATTCGACGTCCTTGCTGCTCATCTAAAGAAAACAGAGGAGCAGAGGGAGAAGCTCCTCAATATTATGGAGCAATTTTTTACAAGAAAGAGGAAGAGGCAGGAAGAAGATTCTGATGGAGAATAAAGGGGCCTTTTCCTCTTTCTTGTAAAAAATTTgtgtatatttttgttttgtttttatttattttatgtatttaataaagttctttttttatgtatatattatgttattcttgaatttcaGTGATATTTTCCTTCATTCGTTTTTTTTGGTTTTGTAAGCTAGTGTGAACACAAATAAAACTTAGCTTGTGCGTATTTTTAAAGTGTTCACATTTATGAAAGGTCTAAACAGCATGTGTAGCATTAAGACATTGACACTGGCGTGAACAAAGCTTCATTTTACATTGATAAGCCACATGACGTTTGCTGATCAatgggacaatttgaagacgGGGTATGTACCATCCCAAGACTTGGTACTGCTGGAGTCCCATTGGTTCAACAGTAAGAGGGACATCCCCTAAGTTTCGAAATCAGAAATGTGGGTGGGCCTTGAAGCTTTGAATTCATTGTTCTTTCCGGAAGACAGGGAGATCAAGATATTCGCATAAGTGTTCGCTCAGTTGAATAAAGACGAGTAGACGATTCAATATTATTAGATGTTTAGTCGATTAGACGATAAGAGTTTTGTTTCGAAGTAAAGACGAAAATAGTCAGCAATCGGTcacaatatattattatattgtgAAGAGTGATTTCAACATGTATATTTGTGGATTAACTTGTAAATAGAGTTCGAGTTTTATTAACAACACCATTAAGAAGAAGGAAAATATAGGTTTACTTTTATCTGAAAGAGAATCATACCCTAGACAAGATAAAAAGCctacatatataaatatatgaTATGATGAATTCTAGGAATGAATTTGCAAGATATTGTTTCGAGAAAGCATTTTCTGAAGGAAAAATTTATTCCTAGAATTCAttgagaaaatgaaaatattctccTTTTTGGTTTGAAATTAACCCATATATGCATATTGACCTAtatgtaggacgcccaagtt
Proteins encoded:
- the LOC123310533 gene encoding uncharacterized protein LOC123310533, which produces MAATHLMLRLRDQKKEQFNNKKNNKRQLWAGIAEELTRNKFMLGANGGERCRQKFANLTKAYLRYIRNQKTTGAAFMEHPPFFEEVHSILCEKHKTQPKHLVDSLEDEPMPEAPMPVQEAPIMDEGASCSYNTRTEPAITDRFKNLMDTPTSRTNKGDLVLQELRSHQVEQRRQFDVLAAHLKKTEEQREKLLNIMEQFFTRKRKRQEEDSDGE